The Janthinobacterium lividum genome has a window encoding:
- a CDS encoding TlpA disulfide reductase family protein has translation MSTSPSASKSWLKPALIAVFVAGVAAAGYLSLNDKQSAPDVTFHGIHGEKITSASLRGKVVMVNFWATSCTTCVAEMPEMVDTYNKYKAQGLEFVAVAMKYDPANYVLNFAETRQLPFKVALDVTGEAAKAYGDVALTPTTFVLDKQGKILKRYVGKPEFAELHKLLETAIAG, from the coding sequence ATGTCAACTTCGCCCTCCGCAAGCAAGTCCTGGCTCAAGCCAGCCCTCATCGCCGTCTTCGTGGCGGGCGTGGCGGCGGCCGGCTATCTGTCGCTGAATGACAAGCAAAGCGCGCCGGACGTGACGTTCCACGGCATCCATGGCGAGAAAATCACCTCGGCCAGCCTGCGCGGTAAGGTCGTGATGGTCAATTTCTGGGCCACCTCGTGCACCACCTGCGTGGCGGAAATGCCGGAGATGGTCGACACCTACAACAAGTACAAGGCGCAGGGACTGGAATTCGTGGCCGTGGCCATGAAATATGATCCGGCCAACTACGTGCTGAACTTTGCCGAAACGCGCCAGTTGCCGTTCAAGGTGGCGCTCGACGTGACGGGCGAGGCGGCCAAGGCCTATGGCGACGTGGCCCTCACGCCCACCACCTTCGTGCTCGACAAGCAGGGCAAGATCCTCAAGCGCTATGTGGGCAAGCCCGAATTCGCCGAACTGCACAAGTTGCTGGAAACCGCCATTGCCGGCTAA
- a CDS encoding PaaI family thioesterase — protein sequence MSNPDITVAMLNERGTGRLPGHLGIVITAVGDGQLTAELPVLPHLLAPNGYLHAGSVVTLADTASGYGCIVNLPEGANNFTTIELKSNHLGTAREGTLTCTAKVEHKGRNTQVWDAVVKSKETGKTIALFRCTQMILYPK from the coding sequence ATGAGCAATCCCGACATCACCGTAGCAATGTTGAATGAACGCGGCACCGGCCGCTTGCCCGGCCACCTGGGCATCGTCATCACGGCAGTGGGCGACGGCCAGTTGACGGCGGAATTGCCCGTGCTGCCGCATTTGCTGGCGCCGAATGGTTATCTGCACGCGGGTAGCGTGGTGACCCTGGCCGACACGGCTTCCGGCTATGGCTGCATCGTCAACTTGCCCGAAGGTGCCAACAATTTCACCACCATCGAGCTGAAATCGAACCACCTGGGCACGGCCCGCGAAGGCACGCTCACCTGCACGGCGAAAGTCGAGCACAAGGGCCGCAACACGCAGGTGTGGGATGCTGTGGTGAAAAGCAAGGAAACGGGCAAGACGATTGCCCTGTTCCGCTGCACGCAGATGATTCTGTATCCCAAATAA
- a CDS encoding sigma-70 family RNA polymerase sigma factor: MSLAAQQPDPQQLKAWLLAAGNKDAKAFRQLYNSTSSKLFGFALRILHKQELAEEALQEGFVAIWNNAAAYQSHLAAPMTWMATIVRNKAFDVLRRSDDTVEIDAEQFDSEVMNALRDPQATPIESLQLSGDAKALAFCMSALEGLHRQVVALAFYHDLSHSEVAQQMSLPIGTVKTWIRRSLERLRTCLAKREAS, encoded by the coding sequence GTGTCCCTTGCCGCCCAACAGCCCGACCCGCAGCAACTCAAAGCCTGGCTGCTTGCCGCCGGCAACAAGGACGCCAAGGCGTTCCGCCAACTATATAACTCCACCTCATCGAAACTGTTTGGCTTCGCGCTGCGTATATTGCATAAGCAAGAGCTCGCTGAAGAAGCCTTGCAAGAGGGTTTCGTCGCCATCTGGAACAACGCCGCCGCTTACCAGAGCCACCTGGCCGCGCCGATGACCTGGATGGCCACCATCGTGCGCAACAAGGCGTTCGATGTGCTGCGGCGCAGCGACGATACCGTGGAAATCGATGCCGAACAGTTTGATAGCGAAGTCATGAATGCACTCCGAGACCCCCAGGCCACGCCGATCGAATCACTGCAGCTGAGCGGTGACGCCAAGGCGCTGGCGTTTTGCATGTCGGCCCTGGAAGGGCTGCACCGGCAGGTGGTCGCCCTGGCGTTCTATCATGACCTGTCGCACAGCGAAGTGGCGCAGCAGATGTCGCTGCCGATCGGCACCGTGAAGACCTGGATACGCCGCAGCCTGGAACGGCTGCGCACGTGCCTGGCGAAACGGGAGGCATCATGA
- a CDS encoding phosphoheptose isomerase has product MNNQRILSHFHESAELKIQAATVLAQPIAQAIDLMFYALSNGNKILACGNGGSAADCQHFAAELVGRFERERFPLPALALTTDTSILTAVANDYSYREIFSKQVQAFGQAGDILLAISTSGNSANVMAAVEAALEREMRVVALTGKDGGAIGKMLTDADVHICVPAERTARIQEVHLTTIHCICDGIDVALFGGDVND; this is encoded by the coding sequence ATGAATAATCAACGCATCCTCTCGCACTTCCACGAAAGTGCCGAACTCAAGATCCAGGCCGCTACCGTACTGGCGCAACCCATTGCGCAGGCGATCGACCTGATGTTTTATGCATTGTCCAACGGCAACAAGATCCTCGCCTGCGGCAACGGCGGGTCCGCTGCCGACTGCCAGCATTTTGCAGCCGAGCTGGTCGGGCGCTTCGAACGCGAGCGCTTTCCGCTGCCGGCCCTGGCGCTGACGACGGATACGTCGATCCTGACGGCCGTGGCCAACGACTACAGCTACCGCGAGATCTTCTCGAAACAGGTGCAGGCCTTCGGCCAGGCTGGCGACATCCTGCTGGCCATCTCCACGTCGGGCAATTCGGCCAATGTGATGGCCGCCGTGGAAGCGGCGCTCGAGCGCGAAATGCGCGTCGTGGCGCTGACGGGCAAGGACGGCGGCGCCATCGGCAAGATGCTGACGGACGCCGACGTGCATATCTGCGTGCCGGCCGAGCGCACGGCGCGCATCCAGGAAGTCCATCTGACCACCATACATTGCATCTGCGACGGCATCGATGTCGCCCTATTCGGAGGAGACGTGAATGACTAA
- a CDS encoding PepSY-associated TM helix domain-containing protein, producing the protein MCASRTKSPTATAPRASPWTRAAACPLRIRDPLRAPAGDVFLGWQFPLHSGQAFGVAGRAFITVFGLMPLLFLLTGTLVWWKRRRGRK; encoded by the coding sequence GTGTGCGCCAGCCGGACGAAATCGCCCACGGCGACGGCGCCACGCGCATCACCCTGGACGCGCGCAGCGGCTTGCCCCCTGCGCATACGCGATCCCTTGCGGGCGCCGGCCGGTGACGTTTTCCTGGGCTGGCAATTCCCCCTGCACTCGGGCCAGGCGTTTGGCGTGGCCGGGCGCGCCTTCATTACCGTCTTCGGTTTGATGCCCTTGCTGTTCCTGCTGACGGGCACCCTGGTGTGGTGGAAACGGCGGCGCGGCCGGAAATAA
- a CDS encoding BON domain-containing protein: protein MTKFGTGPGWKRVQRPLATALLCGAMLTSLTGCIELMVGGAVMGGVAAADRRTLGAQTEDKSIALKGESRIPSIVGDVGHVNVTSFNRRVLLTGEVRDEAMKNAVEREVRNIEGVESVANELIIAGPASYTSRSNDALITTKVKASLVDMKTISAASFKVVTENATVFLMGRVTQREGTVAADVARGVGGVQKVVKLFDYISDAELKQLQPDPPQQRTTSTVSDTVQQ from the coding sequence ATGACTAAATTCGGTACTGGCCCAGGCTGGAAACGCGTACAACGCCCGCTGGCTACCGCACTCTTGTGCGGCGCCATGCTCACCTCGCTCACCGGCTGCATCGAATTGATGGTCGGTGGCGCCGTGATGGGCGGCGTTGCCGCAGCGGACCGCCGCACCCTGGGCGCCCAGACCGAAGACAAATCGATCGCCCTCAAAGGCGAGTCACGCATCCCCTCCATCGTCGGCGACGTCGGCCATGTGAATGTCACCAGCTTCAACCGCCGTGTCCTGCTGACGGGCGAAGTGCGCGACGAGGCGATGAAAAACGCCGTCGAGCGCGAAGTGCGCAATATCGAAGGCGTGGAATCGGTGGCCAATGAACTGATCATCGCCGGCCCGGCCAGCTACACCTCGCGCTCGAACGACGCGCTAATCACCACCAAGGTCAAGGCCAGCCTGGTCGACATGAAAACCATCTCGGCGGCCTCGTTCAAGGTCGTCACCGAGAATGCCACCGTCTTCCTGATGGGCCGGGTCACCCAGCGCGAAGGCACGGTGGCGGCCGATGTGGCGCGCGGCGTGGGCGGCGTGCAGAAAGTGGTCAAGCTGTTCGACTACATTTCGGATGCGGAACTGAAGCAATTGCAACCAGATCCGCCGCAGCAGCGCACGACAAGCACGGTCAGCGATACCGTACAGCAGTAA